Proteins encoded by one window of Vitis riparia cultivar Riparia Gloire de Montpellier isolate 1030 chromosome 11, EGFV_Vit.rip_1.0, whole genome shotgun sequence:
- the LOC117924968 gene encoding zinc finger CCCH domain-containing protein 34-like isoform X2 produces MEDELQKRNTDCVYFLASPLTCKKGMDCEYRHSEGARLNPRDCWYWLSGSCLNPACAFRHPLQPLDGHIEASSEPVTLSHNSSVPVNKTNTPCYFYYNGFCNKGERCSFLHGPDSSAPAWKSLKTASEVNDTRPPENNTIAGTETGPTLIGRRPNSVETATVTAIETQFQPKEDLQKSVFKNAFEQSSSPQISMSEYEEAAAVRSDSLLPAEGFNQGRSLLSTDQSSEEQVDGPIEPEERWESSPGFDVLVDNISENLVYEDEPEYLLALDGEGRELNGQFLGYDFEDPVEYDLMYPEAEILYDHRVYDSFDCLDNEHSSDHVRNIPGCSRERILDPILPRKRKNFPVELAVNGRSGLDLRDRLRKRRVTDGHSVTRFSRRHDSSCLIGRTRERRRRHGMDQQLQGRSASEVRKNIIGMLSENETLSNRGNKQGWVRRSRLPKSRQHYKEKGHSQRQHISSEDSRKPVSRERISTREYTTFTGPKSLAQIKEEKRKAEENGEGFGKMGYSSNTPSADFQGPKPLSEILKDKRKLGSAMDGNIISS; encoded by the exons ATGGAGGATGAGTTACAGAAGCGCAACACTGATTGCGTCTACTTCTTGGCCTCTCCTCTCACTTGCAAGAAG ggAATGGATTGTGAGTATCGGCACAGTGAGGGTGCAAGGCTCAACCCACGGGATTGTTGGTATTGGTTGAGTGGGAGCTGTCTGAATCCAGCCTGTGCTTTTCGACATCCT TTGCAGCCATTGGATGGGCATATTGAAGCATCATCTGAGCCTGTCACTTTGTCACATAACTCCTCCGTACCCGTGAACAAGACCAATACCCCTTGTTATTTTTACTACAATGGGTTTTGCAATAAAGGCGAAAGATGCTCCTTTTTGCATGGTCCTGACAGTAGTGCACCTGCTTGGAAATCCTTAAAGACAGCGTCTGAGGTCAATGATACGCGCCCTCCAGAAAATAATACAATAGCGGGAACTGAGACAGGGCCAACGCTAATAGGAAGACGGCCTAATTCAGTAGAAACTGCCACAGTCACAGCAATTGAAACACAGTTTCAGCCTAAAGAGGATCTTCAGAAATCGGTCTTTAAGAATGCTTTTGAACAAAGTTCATCTCCACAGATATCAATGTCTGAGTATGAAGAAGCTGCAGCAGTCAGGTCAGATTCCTTGCTTCCAGCTGAAGGCTTTAATCAAGGCAGATCTCTTCTAAGCACAGATCAGAGTTCAGAGGAGCAAGTGGATGGCCCCATTGAACCAGAAGAGCGCTGGGAATCATCCCCAGGTTTTGATGTTCTTGTGGATAATATTTCAGAGAACTTGGTTTATGAGGATGAACCTGAGTACTTACTGGCTCTTGATGGAGAAGGCAGGGAGCTGAACGGTCAATTCTTGGGTTATGATTTTGAAGACCCAGTTGAATATGATCTCATGTACCCAGAAGCTGAAATTTTGTATGACCACAGGGTATATGATTCTTTTGATTGTTTGGACAATGAGCATAGTTCTGATCATGTAAGAAATATTCCTGGGTGCTCTAGGGAGAGAATTTTGGATCCTATTTTGCCCcggaaaaggaaaaattttccaGTGGAACTAGCAGTAAATGGAAGGAGTGGTCTTGATCTTCGAGACCGACTGAGAAAACGTCGGGTAACTGATGGTCACTCAGTGACCCGTTTCTCAAGAAGGCATGATTCATCTTGTCTGATTGGTCGAACCAGAGAAAGGCGTCGAAGGCATGGTATGGACCAGCAGCTGCAAGGAAGATCTGCATCAGAAGTCAGAAAAAACATTATTGGAATGCTCAGTGAGAATGAAACTCTTTCAAATCGTGGGAACAAGCAAGGTTGGGTTAGACGCTCTCGCCTACCCAAGTCTCGGCAGCATTACAAGGAAAAAGGGCACTCCCAAAGGCAGCATATTTCATCTGAAGACTCAAGGAAACCAGTTTCAAGAGAGAGAATATCTACTCGAGAATATACTACATTTACAGGACCTAAGTCCCTTGCCCAGATTAAGGAAGAGAAGAGGAAAGctgaagaaaatggagagggCTTTGGGAAAATGGGATATTCAAGCAATACCCCATCCGCAGATTTCCAGGGTCCCAAACCTTTGAGTGAAATCCTCAAGGACAAAAGAAAGCTGGGTTCAGCGATGGATGGCAATATTATCAGCAGCTAA
- the LOC117924968 gene encoding zinc finger CCCH domain-containing protein 34-like isoform X4, translated as MPLSRGMDCEYRHSEGARLNPRDCWYWLSGSCLNPACAFRHPVGSYSVSLICMNPLDGHIEASSEPVTLSHNSSVPVNKTNTPCYFYYNGFCNKGERCSFLHGPDSSAPAWKSLKTASEVNDTRPPENNTIAGTETGPTLIGRRPNSVETATVTAIETQFQPKEDLQKSVFKNAFEQSSSPQISMSEYEEAAAVRSDSLLPAEGFNQGRSLLSTDQSSEEQVDGPIEPEERWESSPGFDVLVDNISENLVYEDEPEYLLALDGEGRELNGQFLGYDFEDPVEYDLMYPEAEILYDHRVYDSFDCLDNEHSSDHVRNIPGCSRERILDPILPRKRKNFPVELAVNGRSGLDLRDRLRKRRVTDGHSVTRFSRRHDSSCLIGRTRERRRRHGMDQQLQGRSASEVRKNIIGMLSENETLSNRGNKQGWVRRSRLPKSRQHYKEKGHSQRQHISSEDSRKPVSRERISTREYTTFTGPKSLAQIKEEKRKAEENGEGFGKMGYSSNTPSADFQGPKPLSEILKDKRKLGSAMDGNIISS; from the exons ATGCCGCTCTCTAGG ggAATGGATTGTGAGTATCGGCACAGTGAGGGTGCAAGGCTCAACCCACGGGATTGTTGGTATTGGTTGAGTGGGAGCTGTCTGAATCCAGCCTGTGCTTTTCGACATCCTGTAGGTTCATATTCTGTTTCATTAATCTGCATGAAT CCATTGGATGGGCATATTGAAGCATCATCTGAGCCTGTCACTTTGTCACATAACTCCTCCGTACCCGTGAACAAGACCAATACCCCTTGTTATTTTTACTACAATGGGTTTTGCAATAAAGGCGAAAGATGCTCCTTTTTGCATGGTCCTGACAGTAGTGCACCTGCTTGGAAATCCTTAAAGACAGCGTCTGAGGTCAATGATACGCGCCCTCCAGAAAATAATACAATAGCGGGAACTGAGACAGGGCCAACGCTAATAGGAAGACGGCCTAATTCAGTAGAAACTGCCACAGTCACAGCAATTGAAACACAGTTTCAGCCTAAAGAGGATCTTCAGAAATCGGTCTTTAAGAATGCTTTTGAACAAAGTTCATCTCCACAGATATCAATGTCTGAGTATGAAGAAGCTGCAGCAGTCAGGTCAGATTCCTTGCTTCCAGCTGAAGGCTTTAATCAAGGCAGATCTCTTCTAAGCACAGATCAGAGTTCAGAGGAGCAAGTGGATGGCCCCATTGAACCAGAAGAGCGCTGGGAATCATCCCCAGGTTTTGATGTTCTTGTGGATAATATTTCAGAGAACTTGGTTTATGAGGATGAACCTGAGTACTTACTGGCTCTTGATGGAGAAGGCAGGGAGCTGAACGGTCAATTCTTGGGTTATGATTTTGAAGACCCAGTTGAATATGATCTCATGTACCCAGAAGCTGAAATTTTGTATGACCACAGGGTATATGATTCTTTTGATTGTTTGGACAATGAGCATAGTTCTGATCATGTAAGAAATATTCCTGGGTGCTCTAGGGAGAGAATTTTGGATCCTATTTTGCCCcggaaaaggaaaaattttccaGTGGAACTAGCAGTAAATGGAAGGAGTGGTCTTGATCTTCGAGACCGACTGAGAAAACGTCGGGTAACTGATGGTCACTCAGTGACCCGTTTCTCAAGAAGGCATGATTCATCTTGTCTGATTGGTCGAACCAGAGAAAGGCGTCGAAGGCATGGTATGGACCAGCAGCTGCAAGGAAGATCTGCATCAGAAGTCAGAAAAAACATTATTGGAATGCTCAGTGAGAATGAAACTCTTTCAAATCGTGGGAACAAGCAAGGTTGGGTTAGACGCTCTCGCCTACCCAAGTCTCGGCAGCATTACAAGGAAAAAGGGCACTCCCAAAGGCAGCATATTTCATCTGAAGACTCAAGGAAACCAGTTTCAAGAGAGAGAATATCTACTCGAGAATATACTACATTTACAGGACCTAAGTCCCTTGCCCAGATTAAGGAAGAGAAGAGGAAAGctgaagaaaatggagagggCTTTGGGAAAATGGGATATTCAAGCAATACCCCATCCGCAGATTTCCAGGGTCCCAAACCTTTGAGTGAAATCCTCAAGGACAAAAGAAAGCTGGGTTCAGCGATGGATGGCAATATTATCAGCAGCTAA
- the LOC117924795 gene encoding uncharacterized protein LOC117924795, protein MASHVKKERGLLCVNSSGEGEKKSEERLSVKKQVGWSWGLRKSKTCRENAQYGGERVVEGGRGGGGGGGGVVVEARKSVSCIETNVSSVAAFLQVKVLVTDMPGFMQVHAFRCARRTFDSLEKFSSKHMAYNIKKVLIFTTF, encoded by the exons ATGGCCAGCCATGTGAAGAAAGAGAGAGGACTCCTATGTGTTAATAGCTCCGGCGAGGGGGAGAAGAAGTCCGAGGAAAGGTTGAGTGTTAAGAAGCAGGTTGGCTGGAGTTGGGGGCTGAGGAAATCAAAAACTTGTCGAGAAAATGCTCAGTATGGTGGAGAGAGGGTGGTGGAGGGAGGacgaggaggaggaggaggaggaggaggggtgGTGGTGGAGGCGAGGAAGTCAGTGTCATGCATAGAGACGAATGTGTCGTCGGTGGCGGCATTTCTTCAAGTGAAGGTGTTGGTGACGGACATGCCTGGATTCATGCAGGTGCATGCTTTTAGGTGTGCTCGCCGGACTTTTGATAGCTTGGAGAAGTTCAGCTCTAAACACATGGCTTATAACATCAAGAAG GTTCTAATATTCACAACATTTTAA
- the LOC117924968 gene encoding zinc finger CCCH domain-containing protein 34-like isoform X1: MEDELQKRNTDCVYFLASPLTCKKGMDCEYRHSEGARLNPRDCWYWLSGSCLNPACAFRHPVGSYSVSLICMNPLDGHIEASSEPVTLSHNSSVPVNKTNTPCYFYYNGFCNKGERCSFLHGPDSSAPAWKSLKTASEVNDTRPPENNTIAGTETGPTLIGRRPNSVETATVTAIETQFQPKEDLQKSVFKNAFEQSSSPQISMSEYEEAAAVRSDSLLPAEGFNQGRSLLSTDQSSEEQVDGPIEPEERWESSPGFDVLVDNISENLVYEDEPEYLLALDGEGRELNGQFLGYDFEDPVEYDLMYPEAEILYDHRVYDSFDCLDNEHSSDHVRNIPGCSRERILDPILPRKRKNFPVELAVNGRSGLDLRDRLRKRRVTDGHSVTRFSRRHDSSCLIGRTRERRRRHGMDQQLQGRSASEVRKNIIGMLSENETLSNRGNKQGWVRRSRLPKSRQHYKEKGHSQRQHISSEDSRKPVSRERISTREYTTFTGPKSLAQIKEEKRKAEENGEGFGKMGYSSNTPSADFQGPKPLSEILKDKRKLGSAMDGNIISS; the protein is encoded by the exons ATGGAGGATGAGTTACAGAAGCGCAACACTGATTGCGTCTACTTCTTGGCCTCTCCTCTCACTTGCAAGAAG ggAATGGATTGTGAGTATCGGCACAGTGAGGGTGCAAGGCTCAACCCACGGGATTGTTGGTATTGGTTGAGTGGGAGCTGTCTGAATCCAGCCTGTGCTTTTCGACATCCTGTAGGTTCATATTCTGTTTCATTAATCTGCATGAAT CCATTGGATGGGCATATTGAAGCATCATCTGAGCCTGTCACTTTGTCACATAACTCCTCCGTACCCGTGAACAAGACCAATACCCCTTGTTATTTTTACTACAATGGGTTTTGCAATAAAGGCGAAAGATGCTCCTTTTTGCATGGTCCTGACAGTAGTGCACCTGCTTGGAAATCCTTAAAGACAGCGTCTGAGGTCAATGATACGCGCCCTCCAGAAAATAATACAATAGCGGGAACTGAGACAGGGCCAACGCTAATAGGAAGACGGCCTAATTCAGTAGAAACTGCCACAGTCACAGCAATTGAAACACAGTTTCAGCCTAAAGAGGATCTTCAGAAATCGGTCTTTAAGAATGCTTTTGAACAAAGTTCATCTCCACAGATATCAATGTCTGAGTATGAAGAAGCTGCAGCAGTCAGGTCAGATTCCTTGCTTCCAGCTGAAGGCTTTAATCAAGGCAGATCTCTTCTAAGCACAGATCAGAGTTCAGAGGAGCAAGTGGATGGCCCCATTGAACCAGAAGAGCGCTGGGAATCATCCCCAGGTTTTGATGTTCTTGTGGATAATATTTCAGAGAACTTGGTTTATGAGGATGAACCTGAGTACTTACTGGCTCTTGATGGAGAAGGCAGGGAGCTGAACGGTCAATTCTTGGGTTATGATTTTGAAGACCCAGTTGAATATGATCTCATGTACCCAGAAGCTGAAATTTTGTATGACCACAGGGTATATGATTCTTTTGATTGTTTGGACAATGAGCATAGTTCTGATCATGTAAGAAATATTCCTGGGTGCTCTAGGGAGAGAATTTTGGATCCTATTTTGCCCcggaaaaggaaaaattttccaGTGGAACTAGCAGTAAATGGAAGGAGTGGTCTTGATCTTCGAGACCGACTGAGAAAACGTCGGGTAACTGATGGTCACTCAGTGACCCGTTTCTCAAGAAGGCATGATTCATCTTGTCTGATTGGTCGAACCAGAGAAAGGCGTCGAAGGCATGGTATGGACCAGCAGCTGCAAGGAAGATCTGCATCAGAAGTCAGAAAAAACATTATTGGAATGCTCAGTGAGAATGAAACTCTTTCAAATCGTGGGAACAAGCAAGGTTGGGTTAGACGCTCTCGCCTACCCAAGTCTCGGCAGCATTACAAGGAAAAAGGGCACTCCCAAAGGCAGCATATTTCATCTGAAGACTCAAGGAAACCAGTTTCAAGAGAGAGAATATCTACTCGAGAATATACTACATTTACAGGACCTAAGTCCCTTGCCCAGATTAAGGAAGAGAAGAGGAAAGctgaagaaaatggagagggCTTTGGGAAAATGGGATATTCAAGCAATACCCCATCCGCAGATTTCCAGGGTCCCAAACCTTTGAGTGAAATCCTCAAGGACAAAAGAAAGCTGGGTTCAGCGATGGATGGCAATATTATCAGCAGCTAA
- the LOC117924574 gene encoding MAPK kinase substrate protein At1g80180: MAGLQRSEISFRRQGSSGSVWDDKFLAGALNQAKQNDQEEEQKAEAGEAKLSQSPAPISVMERSRSNGGQAYKTVKVAPAIDPPSPRVSGCGICGVFGKPVKSHHRPKRGKRKS; encoded by the coding sequence atGGCTGGTTTGCAAAGGTCTGAAATATCATTTAGGAGGCAAGGCTCATCAGGCTCGGTATGGGATGACAAGTTCTTAGCAGGAGCCTTGAACCAGGCGAAGCAAAATgatcaagaagaagaacaaaaggCTGAGGCCGGAGAGGCAAAGCTTTCACAAAGCCCTGCACCCATCAGTGTGATGGAACGCAGTCGATCTAATGGAGGACAAGCATATAAAACAGTCAAGGTTGCACCAGCCATCGACCCACCTTCCCCTAGGGTCTCTGGCTGTGGTATCTGTGGTGTTTTTGGGAAACCGGTCAAGTCCCACCACCGCCCCAAACGGGGTAAGCGTAAATCATAA
- the LOC117924968 gene encoding zinc finger CCCH domain-containing protein 34-like isoform X3 — protein MEDELQKRNTDCVYFLASPLTCKKGMDCEYRHSEGARLNPRDCWYWLSGSCLNPACAFRHPPLDGHIEASSEPVTLSHNSSVPVNKTNTPCYFYYNGFCNKGERCSFLHGPDSSAPAWKSLKTASEVNDTRPPENNTIAGTETGPTLIGRRPNSVETATVTAIETQFQPKEDLQKSVFKNAFEQSSSPQISMSEYEEAAAVRSDSLLPAEGFNQGRSLLSTDQSSEEQVDGPIEPEERWESSPGFDVLVDNISENLVYEDEPEYLLALDGEGRELNGQFLGYDFEDPVEYDLMYPEAEILYDHRVYDSFDCLDNEHSSDHVRNIPGCSRERILDPILPRKRKNFPVELAVNGRSGLDLRDRLRKRRVTDGHSVTRFSRRHDSSCLIGRTRERRRRHGMDQQLQGRSASEVRKNIIGMLSENETLSNRGNKQGWVRRSRLPKSRQHYKEKGHSQRQHISSEDSRKPVSRERISTREYTTFTGPKSLAQIKEEKRKAEENGEGFGKMGYSSNTPSADFQGPKPLSEILKDKRKLGSAMDGNIISS, from the exons ATGGAGGATGAGTTACAGAAGCGCAACACTGATTGCGTCTACTTCTTGGCCTCTCCTCTCACTTGCAAGAAG ggAATGGATTGTGAGTATCGGCACAGTGAGGGTGCAAGGCTCAACCCACGGGATTGTTGGTATTGGTTGAGTGGGAGCTGTCTGAATCCAGCCTGTGCTTTTCGACATCCT CCATTGGATGGGCATATTGAAGCATCATCTGAGCCTGTCACTTTGTCACATAACTCCTCCGTACCCGTGAACAAGACCAATACCCCTTGTTATTTTTACTACAATGGGTTTTGCAATAAAGGCGAAAGATGCTCCTTTTTGCATGGTCCTGACAGTAGTGCACCTGCTTGGAAATCCTTAAAGACAGCGTCTGAGGTCAATGATACGCGCCCTCCAGAAAATAATACAATAGCGGGAACTGAGACAGGGCCAACGCTAATAGGAAGACGGCCTAATTCAGTAGAAACTGCCACAGTCACAGCAATTGAAACACAGTTTCAGCCTAAAGAGGATCTTCAGAAATCGGTCTTTAAGAATGCTTTTGAACAAAGTTCATCTCCACAGATATCAATGTCTGAGTATGAAGAAGCTGCAGCAGTCAGGTCAGATTCCTTGCTTCCAGCTGAAGGCTTTAATCAAGGCAGATCTCTTCTAAGCACAGATCAGAGTTCAGAGGAGCAAGTGGATGGCCCCATTGAACCAGAAGAGCGCTGGGAATCATCCCCAGGTTTTGATGTTCTTGTGGATAATATTTCAGAGAACTTGGTTTATGAGGATGAACCTGAGTACTTACTGGCTCTTGATGGAGAAGGCAGGGAGCTGAACGGTCAATTCTTGGGTTATGATTTTGAAGACCCAGTTGAATATGATCTCATGTACCCAGAAGCTGAAATTTTGTATGACCACAGGGTATATGATTCTTTTGATTGTTTGGACAATGAGCATAGTTCTGATCATGTAAGAAATATTCCTGGGTGCTCTAGGGAGAGAATTTTGGATCCTATTTTGCCCcggaaaaggaaaaattttccaGTGGAACTAGCAGTAAATGGAAGGAGTGGTCTTGATCTTCGAGACCGACTGAGAAAACGTCGGGTAACTGATGGTCACTCAGTGACCCGTTTCTCAAGAAGGCATGATTCATCTTGTCTGATTGGTCGAACCAGAGAAAGGCGTCGAAGGCATGGTATGGACCAGCAGCTGCAAGGAAGATCTGCATCAGAAGTCAGAAAAAACATTATTGGAATGCTCAGTGAGAATGAAACTCTTTCAAATCGTGGGAACAAGCAAGGTTGGGTTAGACGCTCTCGCCTACCCAAGTCTCGGCAGCATTACAAGGAAAAAGGGCACTCCCAAAGGCAGCATATTTCATCTGAAGACTCAAGGAAACCAGTTTCAAGAGAGAGAATATCTACTCGAGAATATACTACATTTACAGGACCTAAGTCCCTTGCCCAGATTAAGGAAGAGAAGAGGAAAGctgaagaaaatggagagggCTTTGGGAAAATGGGATATTCAAGCAATACCCCATCCGCAGATTTCCAGGGTCCCAAACCTTTGAGTGAAATCCTCAAGGACAAAAGAAAGCTGGGTTCAGCGATGGATGGCAATATTATCAGCAGCTAA